One Streptomyces sp. ML-6 genomic region harbors:
- a CDS encoding response regulator transcription factor has product MTSPRTTTTSPQGRTEPLRTDHGPVRVLVVDDEAPLAELLSMALRYEGWEVRSAGDGAGAVRMARDFRPDVVVLGVMLPDTDGFAVLGGLRRELAEVPVLFLTARDAVEDRIAGLTAGGDDYVTKPFGLEEVVARLRGLIRRSGTATARSGSTLTVGDLVLDEDSHEVSRGGTSIHLTATEFELLRFLMRNPKRVLSKAQILDRVWNYDFGGQANVVELYISYLRKKIHAGRSPMIHTRRGAGYLIKPGE; this is encoded by the coding sequence ATGACCTCGCCTCGGACCACGACGACCTCGCCCCAAGGGCGTACCGAACCGCTGAGGACGGATCACGGCCCCGTCCGCGTACTGGTGGTGGACGACGAGGCACCGCTCGCCGAGCTGCTGTCCATGGCCCTGCGCTACGAGGGCTGGGAGGTGCGCAGCGCCGGGGACGGTGCCGGGGCCGTCCGGATGGCGCGCGACTTCCGGCCGGACGTGGTGGTCCTCGGCGTGATGCTGCCCGACACGGACGGGTTCGCCGTGCTCGGCGGGCTGCGCCGGGAACTCGCCGAGGTACCGGTGCTGTTCCTGACCGCGCGCGACGCGGTGGAGGACCGGATCGCCGGTCTCACGGCGGGCGGCGACGACTACGTCACCAAGCCGTTCGGCCTGGAGGAGGTCGTGGCGCGGCTGCGCGGGCTGATCCGGCGCTCCGGCACGGCGACCGCGCGCAGCGGTTCGACCCTCACCGTCGGCGACCTGGTGCTCGACGAGGACAGCCACGAGGTGAGCCGGGGCGGCACTTCCATCCACCTCACCGCCACCGAGTTCGAGCTGCTGCGCTTCCTGATGCGCAACCCGAAGCGGGTGCTGAGCAAGGCGCAGATCCTCGACCGGGTGTGGAACTACGACTTCGGCGGCCAGGCGAACGTCGTCGAGCTGTACATCTCGTACCTGCGCAAGAAGATCCACGCCGGGCGGTCGCCGATGATCCACACCCGGCGGGGGGCGGGGTACCTCATCAAGCCCGGTGAGTGA
- a CDS encoding YceI family protein translates to MGLRAQVRTRDGWAIQHAIVTVTDMTGAQVLRAAADEDGAVRTDTPFQAGAYTVIVTAIGYAPAASTALVTASGRVEAGTVVLARQGGVELPPPGTWSLDPAHSSVGASAQHLGISSVRGRFTEFSGRIEISKDVEQSRVEAVIGAASIDTGNGMRDKHLRSPDFLDVEQFPEITYRSNGLSPVGPDRWLVHGELSLHGVVRPVDLHLSYLGTGPDPWGGVRAAFNATAELHREDFAMNYNQVVRAGISAIGTTLRVDLDIQAVQGDSLPS, encoded by the coding sequence ATGGGACTTCGCGCACAGGTACGGACGCGGGACGGCTGGGCGATCCAGCACGCGATCGTGACGGTCACCGACATGACCGGCGCGCAGGTGCTGCGGGCCGCGGCCGACGAGGACGGGGCGGTACGGACCGACACCCCCTTCCAGGCCGGTGCGTACACGGTGATCGTCACGGCGATCGGGTACGCCCCCGCCGCCTCCACCGCCCTCGTCACGGCGAGCGGCCGGGTCGAGGCCGGCACGGTGGTGCTGGCCCGCCAGGGCGGCGTGGAGCTGCCGCCGCCGGGCACCTGGTCGCTGGACCCGGCGCACTCCTCGGTGGGCGCGTCGGCGCAGCACCTGGGGATCTCCAGCGTGCGCGGCCGGTTCACGGAGTTCAGCGGCCGGATCGAGATCTCGAAGGACGTCGAGCAGTCCCGGGTGGAGGCCGTGATCGGGGCGGCCAGCATCGACACCGGCAACGGCATGCGGGACAAGCACCTGCGCTCGCCGGACTTCCTGGACGTGGAGCAGTTCCCGGAGATCACGTACCGCTCGAACGGGCTGTCCCCGGTCGGTCCCGACCGCTGGCTGGTCCACGGCGAACTGTCGCTGCACGGCGTGGTGCGCCCGGTGGACCTGCACCTGAGCTACCTGGGCACCGGCCCGGACCCGTGGGGCGGGGTGCGCGCGGCCTTCAACGCCACGGCGGAGCTGCACCGCGAGGACTTCGCGATGAACTACAACCAGGTGGTGCGGGCGGGCATCTCGGCGATCGGCACGACGCTGCGGGTGGACCTCGACATCCAGGCGGTGCAGGGCGACTCCCTGCCGTCGTGA
- a CDS encoding MarR family transcriptional regulator: protein MAARSQYEELARQLSAIGAVKRGLARSLPADCPSGSAVVLSLLRKHGEMRISRLAELLDVDMSVTSRHVAHVAERGWIERSPDPADKRSRILRLTPDGLDLLGELTRRTTEMFAHSLSDWSDDEVGQLNTLLTRLRDSFACRGPGGCGPGKAGKHGDDCRSRPADSDNDLHTRTPV from the coding sequence GTGGCCGCACGGAGTCAGTACGAAGAACTGGCCCGGCAGCTCAGTGCCATCGGGGCCGTCAAGCGGGGCCTCGCCCGCAGCCTGCCCGCCGACTGCCCGTCCGGTTCCGCCGTCGTGCTGTCCCTTCTCCGGAAGCACGGCGAGATGCGGATCAGCCGACTGGCCGAGCTGTTGGACGTCGACATGTCGGTGACCAGCCGCCATGTCGCCCATGTGGCCGAGCGTGGCTGGATCGAGCGGTCCCCCGACCCGGCGGACAAGCGGTCCCGCATCCTGCGGCTGACCCCCGACGGGCTCGATCTCCTCGGCGAACTGACCCGGCGGACCACCGAGATGTTCGCCCACAGCCTCTCCGACTGGTCCGACGACGAGGTCGGACAGCTCAACACGCTGTTGACCCGGTTGCGCGACAGCTTCGCCTGCCGCGGCCCCGGCGGGTGCGGCCCCGGAAAGGCCGGGAAGCACGGCGACGACTGCCGTTCCCGGCCGGCCGACAGCGACAACGACCTGCACACCCGTACACCCGTGTAA
- a CDS encoding MFS transporter translates to MTATTAEQSPPAPPRHPQRWLILGVICLAQLTVLLDNTVLNVAIPSLTRELNASTADVQWMINAYSLVQSGLLLTAGSSADRYGRKKMLLTGLVLFGIGSLAAGFSQSSGQLIAARAGMGVGGALLMTTTLAVVVQIFDDSERVKAIGIWSTVSSLGFAVGPLVGGVMLDHFWWGAIFLINLPVVVLALVAVARLVPETRNLGGERPDLLGALLSTIGMAATVYAIISGPEHGWASGRVLLTAAVGLVFVAAFVLWELHIPYPMLDMHFFRNEKFVGAVAGTILVAFGMGGSLFLLTQQLQFVLGHGPLEAGLRTAPMALSVIALNLTGLGARVVPRLGTPATIAAGMSLLAAGLAAVALLGGNGYSGMLLGLVVMGAGIALAGPAMANAIMSAIPPEKAGVGAGVNGTLAEFGNGLGVAVLGAVLNSRFGALVPAAVGAASLPAALASADDDAERARITDAFASGLETSQLVGAAAVLTGGLLAALLLRRAERAEAARDAPAGAAA, encoded by the coding sequence ATGACGGCGACCACCGCAGAGCAGAGCCCTCCTGCACCGCCGCGACATCCACAACGCTGGCTGATCCTCGGCGTCATCTGTCTCGCCCAGCTCACCGTGCTGCTGGACAACACCGTTCTCAACGTCGCGATCCCCTCCCTCACCCGGGAGCTGAACGCGTCCACCGCCGATGTGCAGTGGATGATCAACGCCTACTCGCTCGTCCAGTCGGGCCTGCTGCTCACGGCCGGCAGCTCCGCCGACCGCTACGGCCGCAAGAAGATGCTCCTCACGGGGCTCGTCCTGTTCGGCATCGGTTCACTGGCGGCCGGGTTCTCCCAGTCGTCCGGGCAGCTGATCGCGGCCCGCGCCGGCATGGGCGTGGGCGGCGCGCTGCTGATGACCACCACCCTGGCCGTCGTCGTCCAGATCTTCGACGACAGCGAGCGGGTCAAGGCGATCGGCATCTGGTCGACCGTCAGCTCGCTCGGCTTCGCCGTCGGGCCGCTGGTCGGCGGGGTGATGCTCGACCACTTCTGGTGGGGCGCGATCTTCCTGATCAACCTTCCGGTCGTGGTCCTCGCCCTGGTCGCCGTCGCGCGGCTGGTCCCGGAGACCAGGAACCTCGGCGGCGAGCGGCCCGACCTGCTCGGCGCGCTGCTCTCCACCATCGGCATGGCGGCCACCGTGTACGCGATCATCTCCGGCCCGGAGCACGGCTGGGCGTCGGGCCGGGTGCTGCTGACCGCCGCCGTCGGCCTGGTCTTCGTCGCCGCCTTCGTGCTGTGGGAGCTGCACATCCCGTACCCGATGCTGGACATGCACTTCTTCCGCAACGAGAAGTTCGTCGGGGCGGTCGCGGGCACGATCCTCGTCGCCTTCGGGATGGGCGGCTCGCTCTTCCTGCTCACCCAGCAGCTCCAGTTCGTCCTCGGCCACGGGCCGCTGGAGGCCGGTCTGCGCACCGCCCCGATGGCGCTGAGCGTCATCGCCCTCAACCTCACCGGCCTGGGCGCCCGGGTGGTGCCCAGGCTGGGCACGCCGGCCACGATCGCGGCCGGGATGAGCCTGCTGGCCGCGGGCCTGGCCGCCGTCGCGCTGCTCGGCGGCAACGGCTACAGCGGCATGCTGCTCGGCCTGGTCGTGATGGGGGCGGGCATCGCGCTCGCCGGGCCCGCCATGGCCAACGCGATCATGAGCGCCATTCCGCCGGAGAAGGCGGGCGTGGGCGCCGGGGTCAACGGCACGCTCGCCGAATTCGGCAACGGCCTGGGCGTGGCCGTGCTCGGCGCGGTCCTCAACTCCCGGTTCGGGGCCCTCGTCCCGGCCGCCGTCGGGGCCGCTTCGCTGCCCGCCGCGCTCGCCTCGGCCGACGACGACGCCGAACGGGCGCGGATCACGGACGCCTTCGCCTCGGGGCTGGAGACCAGCCAGCTCGTCGGGGCGGCCGCGGTGCTGACCGGCGGCCTGCTCGCCGCGCTGCTCCTGCGCCGTGCGGAGCGGGCGGAAGCCGCTCGGGACGCCCCGGCCGGGGCTGCGGCATAG
- a CDS encoding RNA polymerase sigma factor SigF translates to MPASTAPQVPPQSAQTSQSGHAGQGGRVDQGSQDSQDNCVERSDAAAPARSRGADTRALTQVLFGQLKDLEPGSPEHGRVRAALIEANLPLVRYAAARFRSRNEPMEDVVQVGTIGLINAIDRFDPERGVQFPTFAMPTVVGEIKRYFRDNVRTVHVPRRLHELWVQVTGATEDLTTAHGRSPTTAEIAERLKISEDEVLACIEAGRSYHATSLEAAQEGDGLPGLLDRLGYEDPALAGVEHRDLVRHLLVQLPEREQRILLLRYYSNLTQSQISAELGVSQMHVSRLLARSFARLRSANRIEA, encoded by the coding sequence GTGCCGGCCAGTACAGCGCCTCAAGTGCCTCCCCAGTCCGCGCAGACGAGCCAGTCCGGTCACGCCGGACAGGGGGGCCGGGTCGATCAGGGCAGTCAGGACAGCCAGGACAACTGCGTCGAACGGAGTGACGCGGCGGCGCCCGCCAGGAGTCGGGGGGCCGACACCCGGGCTCTCACACAGGTGCTTTTCGGCCAGCTCAAGGACCTGGAGCCGGGCAGCCCCGAGCACGGGCGGGTGCGGGCGGCGCTCATCGAGGCGAACCTGCCCCTCGTCCGGTACGCCGCGGCGCGCTTCCGCAGTCGCAACGAGCCGATGGAGGACGTCGTCCAGGTCGGCACGATCGGGCTGATCAACGCCATCGACCGGTTCGACCCCGAACGCGGCGTCCAGTTCCCGACGTTCGCGATGCCGACCGTCGTCGGCGAGATCAAACGGTACTTCCGCGACAACGTGCGGACCGTCCACGTCCCCCGCCGGCTGCACGAGCTCTGGGTGCAGGTCACCGGGGCCACCGAGGATCTGACGACCGCCCACGGCCGCTCCCCCACCACCGCCGAGATCGCCGAGCGGCTGAAGATCTCCGAGGACGAGGTGCTCGCCTGCATCGAGGCGGGGCGCTCGTACCACGCGACCTCGCTGGAGGCCGCCCAGGAGGGCGACGGGCTGCCCGGGCTGCTGGACCGGCTCGGCTACGAGGACCCGGCCCTCGCCGGGGTCGAGCACCGCGACCTCGTCAGGCACCTGCTCGTACAGCTCCCCGAGCGCGAGCAGCGCATCCTCCTGCTGCGCTACTACAGCAACCTGACGCAGTCGCAGATCAGCGCCGAGCTGGGCGTCTCCCAAATGCACGTGTCAAGACTGTTGGCCAGAAGCTTCGCCCGGCTCCGATCCGCAAACAGGATCGAGGCCTAA
- a CDS encoding FAD-dependent oxidoreductase — MSTPSHPTGRTDPSHTDLLVVGGGPAGCAAARTAASVGMSSILIEPDVLCRNLYRIPALNNVLGGHTDGTALATAITAELHGTELCRIELGRHVTELRAHDDHVTATLDTGRHLSAPYAVVATGVGPRQPHDTPWITAPPELTLPPLWRAGAEDAEGRTLLVLGGDRPIGTFLRAHPRVRTRLLVAYPAADDYKTEEIRDDPRVTLLPAEHLTLHPSDAPSATAELLDRTGTGHPLSADAAYLALGSAPTSPPGDLIRDPGGYCPPTAQHPRLIVAGDLRSPRYQRIQTALGSGSESALRAYYTTRDLPTGGTG, encoded by the coding sequence ATGTCCACCCCGTCCCACCCCACCGGTCGCACCGACCCCTCCCACACCGACCTCCTCGTCGTCGGCGGAGGCCCGGCCGGCTGCGCGGCGGCCCGTACGGCGGCAAGCGTGGGCATGAGCTCGATCCTGATCGAGCCGGACGTTCTGTGCCGCAACCTGTACCGGATCCCGGCCCTGAACAACGTCCTGGGCGGCCACACCGACGGCACCGCGCTGGCCACCGCCATCACGGCGGAACTGCACGGAACCGAGCTGTGCCGCATCGAACTCGGGCGTCACGTCACCGAGTTGCGCGCCCACGACGACCACGTCACCGCCACCCTCGACACCGGACGCCACCTGTCCGCACCGTACGCGGTCGTCGCCACCGGAGTCGGCCCCCGCCAACCCCACGACACCCCCTGGATCACCGCCCCGCCCGAGCTCACCCTGCCCCCGCTCTGGCGGGCCGGAGCGGAGGACGCGGAGGGGCGCACCCTCCTCGTCCTGGGCGGCGACCGCCCGATCGGCACGTTCCTGCGCGCCCACCCCCGTGTCCGTACCCGCCTGCTGGTGGCGTATCCGGCGGCCGACGACTACAAGACCGAGGAGATCCGCGACGACCCCCGCGTCACCCTGCTCCCCGCCGAACACCTGACCCTGCACCCCTCGGACGCCCCATCGGCAACGGCGGAACTCCTGGACCGGACCGGCACCGGGCACCCCCTGAGCGCCGACGCCGCCTACCTCGCCCTCGGCAGCGCCCCCACGTCCCCACCCGGAGACCTGATCCGCGACCCCGGCGGCTACTGCCCTCCCACCGCCCAGCACCCCCGCCTCATCGTGGCCGGCGACCTCCGCTCACCCCGCTACCAACGCATCCAGACCGCCCTGGGCTCCGGCAGCGAGTCCGCCCTCCGGGCCTACTACACGACGCGGGACCTGCCGACCGGGGGCACGGGGTGA
- the tadA gene encoding tRNA adenosine(34) deaminase TadA — protein sequence MSEAPHPQGPPEPHDPVRDPWRAHMRRALAEADLAARAGDVPVGAVVLGPDGALLATGHNEREATGDPTAHAEVLAVRRAAAALGRWRLTGCTLVVTLEPCTMCAGALVQSRVDRVVYGARDEKAGAAGSLWDLVRDRRLNHRPEVIQGVLEPECAALLTSFFRAP from the coding sequence GTGAGCGAAGCACCGCACCCGCAAGGACCGCCGGAACCACACGACCCCGTGAGAGACCCGTGGCGGGCGCACATGCGCCGCGCCCTGGCCGAGGCCGACCTGGCGGCGCGGGCCGGCGATGTGCCGGTCGGCGCCGTCGTGCTCGGTCCGGACGGCGCGCTGCTCGCCACGGGTCACAACGAACGCGAGGCGACCGGCGACCCGACCGCACACGCCGAGGTCCTCGCCGTACGCCGGGCCGCGGCCGCGCTCGGCCGGTGGCGGCTCACCGGCTGCACCCTGGTCGTCACCCTCGAACCCTGCACGATGTGCGCGGGCGCCCTGGTGCAGTCCCGCGTGGACCGGGTGGTCTACGGCGCCCGCGACGAGAAGGCGGGCGCGGCGGGCTCCCTCTGGGACCTCGTGCGCGACCGCCGCCTCAACCACCGCCCGGAGGTCATCCAGGGCGTCCTGGAACCGGAGTGCGCGGCCCTCCTGACCTCCTTCTTCCGCGCCCCCTGA
- a CDS encoding TetR/AcrR family transcriptional regulator: MASATDRVKNPARPSVWLDRSTPSRTRKAAQQPGLDRDRITAASVRLLDAEGLAKFSMRRLAAELNVTAMSLYWYVDNKDDLLELALDAAFGELPPPPEDAPWQERLRALATEYRNLLVRHVWVSTLAGHYLNIGPQALLMSHSVQDVIRATGLPPERRPGALAAVFQFVYGFGTIEGHFAQRSAAAGMTQEEYYRYALGTVRDQPRVSQIMESAQELMEAGGGNTVEEIRDRDFAVALDLLIAGIEALRDR; the protein is encoded by the coding sequence ATGGCGTCCGCGACCGATCGTGTGAAGAACCCTGCCAGGCCCAGTGTGTGGCTGGACCGGTCGACGCCGTCACGCACCCGCAAGGCGGCTCAGCAGCCCGGCCTCGACCGGGACAGGATCACCGCGGCCTCGGTCCGGCTGCTGGACGCCGAGGGCCTCGCCAAGTTCTCCATGCGCCGGCTCGCCGCCGAGCTGAACGTCACGGCGATGTCCCTCTACTGGTACGTGGACAACAAGGACGACCTGCTGGAACTGGCCCTCGACGCGGCCTTCGGCGAACTGCCGCCCCCGCCCGAGGACGCGCCCTGGCAGGAGCGGCTGCGCGCACTGGCGACCGAGTACCGCAACCTGCTGGTCCGGCACGTCTGGGTGTCCACGCTCGCCGGGCACTACCTCAACATCGGCCCGCAGGCGCTGCTGATGTCGCACTCCGTCCAGGACGTGATCCGGGCGACGGGCCTGCCGCCGGAACGCCGCCCCGGCGCGCTCGCCGCGGTCTTCCAGTTCGTGTACGGATTCGGCACCATCGAGGGCCACTTCGCCCAGCGCAGCGCGGCCGCGGGCATGACCCAGGAGGAGTACTACCGGTACGCGCTGGGGACCGTCCGGGACCAGCCCCGGGTGAGCCAGATCATGGAGTCCGCACAGGAGCTGATGGAGGCGGGGGGCGGCAACACGGTCGAGGAGATACGCGACCGCGACTTCGCCGTCGCCCTGGACCTGCTCATCGCGGGCATCGAGGCGCTGCGGGACCGGTAG
- a CDS encoding RNA polymerase sigma factor SigF: MSEEQGSSKVLTLTKNEPAPAALTSSPEAIDTRTLSRSLFLRLAALGPADPDGTDSPERAYVRDTLIELNLPLVRYAAARFRSRNEPMEDIVQVGTIGLIKAIDRFDCERGVEFPTFAMPTVVGEIKRFFRDTSWSVRVPRRLQELRLALTKTSDELAQKLDRSPTVPELAKALGVSEEDVVDGLAVGNAYTASSLDSPSPEDDGGEGSLADRLGYEDSALEGVEYRESLKPLLAKLPPRERQIIMLRFFANMTQSQIGEEVGISQMHVSRLLTRTLAQLREGLIAD; the protein is encoded by the coding sequence ATGTCCGAAGAACAGGGCAGCTCGAAGGTGCTCACGCTCACCAAGAACGAACCCGCACCCGCAGCGCTCACCAGCTCGCCGGAAGCCATCGACACGCGCACTCTGTCCCGCTCCCTGTTCCTGCGGCTCGCCGCGCTGGGCCCCGCCGACCCCGACGGAACGGACAGCCCGGAGCGTGCCTACGTACGGGACACACTCATCGAGCTCAACCTCCCGCTGGTGCGGTACGCCGCGGCGCGCTTCCGCAGCCGCAACGAACCGATGGAGGACATCGTCCAGGTCGGCACGATCGGCCTGATCAAGGCGATCGACCGGTTCGACTGCGAACGGGGCGTGGAGTTCCCGACCTTCGCGATGCCGACCGTCGTCGGGGAGATCAAGCGGTTCTTCCGCGACACCTCGTGGTCGGTGCGCGTCCCGCGCCGGCTCCAGGAGCTGCGGCTCGCGCTGACGAAGACCAGCGACGAGCTCGCCCAGAAGCTCGACCGGTCGCCGACCGTGCCCGAGCTGGCCAAGGCGCTCGGGGTCTCCGAGGAGGACGTGGTCGACGGGCTGGCCGTCGGCAACGCGTACACCGCCTCCTCGCTGGACTCGCCCTCCCCCGAGGACGACGGCGGCGAGGGCTCCCTCGCGGACCGGCTCGGCTACGAGGACTCGGCACTGGAAGGCGTCGAGTACCGCGAATCGCTGAAGCCGCTGCTGGCCAAGCTGCCGCCGCGCGAGCGCCAGATCATCATGCTGCGGTTCTTCGCCAACATGACCCAGTCGCAGATCGGCGAGGAGGTCGGCATCTCGCAGATGCACGTCTCGCGCCTGCTGACCCGTACGCTCGCCCAGCTCAGGGAAGGACTCATCGCCGACTGA
- a CDS encoding Dabb family protein: MIRHLVLFKLNDGVERDDPRVVAGAQAFRDLEGQIPELEFWECAWNITDRPIAYDFAINSAVADEDALKRYIEHPAHQAAAGQWREFATWVIADYPF; this comes from the coding sequence ATGATCCGCCATCTGGTCCTGTTCAAGCTGAACGACGGCGTCGAGCGGGACGACCCGCGGGTCGTGGCCGGTGCTCAGGCCTTCCGCGACCTGGAGGGGCAGATCCCGGAGCTGGAGTTCTGGGAGTGCGCCTGGAACATCACCGACCGGCCGATCGCCTACGACTTCGCCATCAACTCCGCGGTCGCCGACGAGGACGCCCTGAAGCGGTACATCGAGCACCCCGCCCACCAGGCCGCCGCCGGGCAGTGGCGTGAGTTCGCCACCTGGGTGATCGCCGACTATCCGTTCTGA
- a CDS encoding MFS transporter, with translation MATTTPTGVRGGHAKHGGSPDPSSGAPMSHRQIMEALAGLMLGMFVAILSSTVVSNALPEIISDLGGGQSAYTWVVTASLLAMTATTPLWGKLADLFSKKLLVQISLVIYVAGSVVAGLSTSSGMLIACRVIQGIGVGGLSALAQIVMAAMIAPRERGRYSGYIGAVFAVATVGGPLLGGVITDTSWMGWRWCFYVGVPFAVIALIVLQKTLKLPVVKREVKVDWWGAFFISAAVSLLLVWVTFAGDKYDWLSWQTAVMVLGSVLLGAVFVAVETRASEPIIPLRLFRNRTITLASLASLFVGIAMFAGTVFFSQYFQLARGESPTMSGVLTIPMIAGLFISSTVSGQIITKTGRWKAWLVSGGFLVTAGLGLLGTIRYDTEYWHIAVYMAVMGLGIGMMMQNLVLATQNQVDPSDLGAASSVVTFFRSLGGAIGVSALGAVMANRVTHYVKDGLAELGPQGAGMGHGGTGGGGIPDLDKLPEPFRTVVESAYGHGVADVFLYAAPAALVAFLITIFIKEVALKSSTVSETPAASGEATAVEAAVTDTVPVAVAAPAAAGETRTATAVAPAAVAAESTALAVESAGNAPVDTLEAPVDTLHGTAVRGVVRGSEGAPLAGAAVTLISLAGRQLGRSVARSDGGYELDAPGSGSFVLIASADGFQPQASTVVVGDEPVAFDILLSGTSGLTGTVRTAETAEPVRGAMVVVTDVRGDVLATGASGETGEFVFGELVPGPVTVAVNAAGFRPLALPVEIGGQGVTRIEAALQAGALVRGVVRAGSARRPLADARVTLVDAAGNVVATATTGEDGAYAFADLDAGEYSVIATGYPPVAGALTVAGRGVDGHDIELAHPGE, from the coding sequence ATGGCTACGACCACACCCACCGGTGTGCGGGGCGGCCACGCCAAGCACGGGGGGTCACCCGACCCCTCGTCCGGCGCGCCGATGTCACACCGGCAGATCATGGAGGCCCTGGCCGGGCTGATGCTCGGCATGTTCGTCGCGATCCTGTCGTCGACGGTCGTCTCCAACGCCCTTCCGGAGATCATCTCCGACCTCGGTGGCGGCCAGAGCGCCTACACCTGGGTCGTCACGGCCTCACTGCTGGCGATGACCGCCACCACCCCCCTGTGGGGCAAGCTCGCCGACCTGTTCAGCAAGAAGCTGCTGGTCCAGATATCCCTCGTCATCTACGTCGCGGGCTCGGTCGTGGCCGGTCTGTCGACCAGCAGCGGCATGCTGATCGCCTGCCGCGTGATCCAGGGCATCGGCGTCGGCGGTCTCTCCGCCCTGGCACAGATCGTGATGGCGGCGATGATCGCCCCGCGCGAGCGCGGTCGCTACAGCGGTTACATCGGTGCGGTGTTCGCCGTCGCCACCGTCGGTGGCCCGCTGCTCGGCGGGGTCATCACCGACACCAGCTGGATGGGCTGGCGCTGGTGCTTCTACGTCGGCGTGCCGTTCGCCGTCATCGCGCTGATCGTGCTCCAGAAGACGTTGAAGCTCCCGGTCGTGAAGCGTGAGGTCAAGGTCGACTGGTGGGGCGCGTTCTTCATCAGCGCCGCCGTGTCGCTGCTGCTCGTCTGGGTGACCTTCGCGGGTGACAAGTACGACTGGCTGTCCTGGCAGACCGCCGTGATGGTCCTCGGTTCCGTCCTCCTCGGCGCGGTCTTCGTCGCCGTCGAGACCCGGGCCAGCGAGCCGATCATCCCGCTGCGCCTCTTCCGCAACCGCACCATCACGCTGGCCTCGCTGGCCTCGCTGTTCGTCGGCATCGCGATGTTCGCCGGCACCGTCTTCTTCAGCCAGTACTTCCAGCTGGCACGCGGCGAGTCGCCGACGATGTCCGGCGTCCTGACGATCCCGATGATCGCGGGCCTGTTCATCTCCTCGACCGTCTCGGGCCAGATCATCACCAAGACCGGCCGCTGGAAGGCCTGGCTGGTCAGCGGCGGCTTCCTGGTCACCGCCGGGCTCGGGCTGCTGGGCACGATCCGGTACGACACGGAGTACTGGCACATCGCGGTCTACATGGCCGTGATGGGGCTCGGCATCGGCATGATGATGCAGAACCTGGTGCTCGCCACGCAGAACCAGGTCGACCCGTCCGACCTCGGGGCCGCCAGCTCCGTCGTCACCTTCTTCCGTTCCCTCGGCGGTGCGATCGGGGTCTCGGCGCTGGGCGCCGTCATGGCCAACCGCGTCACCCACTACGTCAAGGACGGCCTGGCGGAGCTCGGTCCCCAGGGCGCGGGCATGGGCCACGGCGGTACCGGCGGCGGGGGCATCCCCGACCTGGACAAGCTGCCCGAGCCGTTCCGCACGGTCGTGGAGAGCGCCTACGGGCACGGGGTCGCCGACGTCTTCCTGTACGCCGCTCCGGCCGCGCTGGTGGCCTTCCTGATCACGATCTTCATCAAGGAGGTCGCGCTGAAGTCGAGCACGGTGAGCGAAACCCCCGCCGCGTCCGGCGAGGCCACCGCCGTCGAGGCCGCCGTCACGGACACGGTCCCCGTCGCCGTCGCGGCCCCGGCCGCCGCCGGGGAGACCCGGACCGCCACCGCCGTCGCACCGGCAGCCGTCGCCGCCGAATCAACAGCCCTCGCCGTCGAATCGGCCGGGAACGCCCCGGTCGACACCCTGGAGGCCCCGGTCGACACCCTGCACGGCACGGCCGTGCGCGGTGTGGTCCGCGGCTCCGAGGGCGCGCCCCTGGCAGGCGCCGCCGTCACGCTGATCTCGCTGGCCGGCCGGCAGCTGGGACGCTCCGTCGCCCGGTCCGACGGCGGTTACGAGCTGGACGCGCCGGGCTCCGGCAGCTTCGTCCTGATCGCGTCCGCCGACGGCTTCCAGCCGCAGGCGTCCACCGTGGTCGTCGGCGACGAGCCGGTCGCGTTCGACATCCTGCTCTCCGGCACGAGCGGGCTGACCGGGACCGTGCGGACCGCGGAGACCGCCGAGCCGGTCCGGGGCGCCATGGTCGTCGTGACCGATGTGCGCGGCGACGTCCTGGCCACCGGCGCGTCCGGCGAGACGGGCGAGTTCGTCTTCGGGGAGCTGGTGCCCGGTCCGGTGACCGTCGCGGTGAACGCCGCCGGGTTCCGTCCGCTGGCCCTGCCGGTGGAGATCGGCGGCCAGGGCGTCACCCGGATCGAGGCCGCGCTGCAGGCCGGTGCCCTGGTGCGGGGCGTCGTGCGGGCCGGTTCCGCCCGGCGACCGCTGGCGGACGCACGGGTGACATTGGTGGACGCGGCAGGCAATGTGGTCGCCACCGCGACGACCGGGGAGGACGGGGCGTACGCCTTCGCCGACCTGGACGCGGGCGAGTACTCGGTCATCGCGACCGGCTACCCGCCGGTGGCCGGCGCGCTGACCGTGGCCGGTCGCGGGGTCGACGGCCACGACATCGAACTCGCCCACCCCGGCGAGTAA